A stretch of the Rodentibacter haemolyticus genome encodes the following:
- a CDS encoding NCS2 family permease, with amino-acid sequence MLERLFKLREKGSTTKTEIIAGITTFFTMVYIVFVNPSVLGDAGMDKQVVFVTTCLIAGLGTIAMGLFSNLPIALAPAMGLNAFFAYVVVGKLGYSWEIGMGTIFWGSVGLLLLTLFQIRYWLMASIPLALRVGIGAGIGFFIALIGFKNMGIVVANPATLVALGDLHDPKVLLGILGFFIIMVLAARNIFSGVLISIAVVTGLALWLDESVVFHGVMSMPPALDAVVGKVDLAGALDTALLGIIFSFLLVNLFDSSGTLLGVTDKAGISDEKGRFPKMKQALLVDSVSAVGGSYIGTSAISTYIESGAGVSVGGRTGLTAVTVGVLFLLTIFFSPLAGVVPAYATAGALVYVGILMASSLIRVQWDDLTEAAPAFITAAMMPFTYSITEGIAFGFISYCIMKACTGRIKEVNAPVWVVSILFIAKFVWVG; translated from the coding sequence ATGTTAGAACGACTTTTTAAATTGCGTGAAAAAGGTTCAACCACGAAAACCGAAATTATTGCGGGGATCACCACTTTTTTCACCATGGTTTACATTGTGTTTGTAAACCCTTCCGTTCTTGGCGATGCCGGAATGGATAAACAAGTGGTATTTGTAACGACTTGTCTGATTGCCGGGCTCGGAACGATTGCGATGGGATTATTTAGTAATCTTCCTATCGCACTAGCACCGGCAATGGGGCTGAATGCTTTTTTCGCTTATGTAGTTGTGGGAAAACTTGGTTATTCGTGGGAAATCGGGATGGGAACGATTTTCTGGGGATCGGTCGGTTTATTGCTTCTAACCCTTTTTCAAATTCGTTACTGGTTAATGGCATCGATTCCTTTAGCGTTGCGGGTAGGGATTGGCGCAGGGATCGGTTTTTTCATCGCGCTCATCGGATTTAAAAATATGGGGATTGTTGTCGCTAATCCGGCGACGTTAGTGGCTCTTGGCGATTTACATGATCCGAAAGTATTGCTCGGTATATTAGGATTTTTCATTATTATGGTATTGGCGGCACGTAATATTTTTTCCGGTGTGCTGATTTCCATTGCAGTGGTAACAGGTTTAGCATTATGGCTTGATGAATCCGTGGTGTTTCACGGTGTGATGTCTATGCCGCCGGCATTAGATGCGGTTGTCGGGAAGGTTGATCTTGCCGGCGCGTTGGATACGGCTTTACTTGGCATTATTTTTTCATTTTTATTGGTAAATCTGTTCGATTCCTCCGGTACGTTATTGGGGGTGACAGACAAAGCAGGTATCAGCGATGAAAAAGGACGTTTTCCAAAAATGAAACAGGCTTTACTGGTAGATAGTGTGAGTGCGGTAGGCGGTTCTTATATCGGTACATCTGCGATCAGTACCTATATCGAAAGCGGTGCGGGAGTTTCCGTTGGCGGACGGACGGGGTTAACGGCAGTAACCGTAGGTGTATTGTTCTTATTGACGATTTTCTTCTCGCCACTTGCCGGTGTGGTGCCGGCTTATGCCACGGCAGGTGCATTGGTTTATGTGGGGATTTTAATGGCATCCAGCCTTATTCGTGTGCAATGGGATGATTTAACGGAGGCCGCACCGGCTTTTATCACCGCTGCGATGATGCCCTTTACTTATTCCATCACAGAGGGGATTGCTTTTGGCTTTATTAGTTACTGTATTATGAAAGCTTGCACCGGTCGCATTAAAGAGGTAAATGCACCGGTTTGGGTCGTATCCATTTTATTTATTGCGAAATTTGTGTGGGTCGGTTAA
- a CDS encoding DsrE/DsrF/TusD sulfur relay family protein, protein MQNMLFIIHSSPYGDEHFFSALRLALQIQEQHKSAVNLKLFLMSDAVTGGLAKQNPSEGYHLQQMLEILTAQGAVVKLCKTCTNARGITEAALAEGVEIGTLIELADWTVEADKVLNF, encoded by the coding sequence ATGCAAAATATGCTTTTTATTATTCATTCTTCACCTTATGGCGATGAACATTTCTTCAGTGCACTACGCCTTGCGTTACAGATACAAGAGCAGCATAAAAGTGCGGTCAATTTAAAACTATTTTTAATGTCTGATGCGGTAACGGGCGGTTTGGCAAAACAGAATCCGAGTGAAGGTTATCATCTACAGCAAATGTTGGAAATTCTAACGGCGCAAGGCGCAGTTGTAAAACTTTGCAAAACTTGTACGAATGCGCGCGGCATTACCGAAGCGGCTTTAGCCGAAGGGGTAGAAATCGGCACGCTAATCGAACTTGCCGATTGGACGGTGGAAGCGGATAAGGTACTGAATTTTTAA
- a CDS encoding YnbE family lipoprotein has protein sequence MKKHLKNQPHFLAGLFALNLLTACTPTIQLDTPKEGITINMNVVVDHNINVTMDEKAKAVSGENKKK, from the coding sequence ATGAAAAAACACCTTAAAAATCAACCGCACTTTCTTGCAGGATTATTTGCTCTCAACCTTCTCACGGCGTGTACTCCGACTATTCAACTTGATACGCCCAAGGAAGGCATCACCATCAATATGAATGTGGTGGTCGATCATAATATAAATGTTACGATGGACGAAAAAGCAAAAGCTGTGAGCGGGGAAAATAAGAAAAAATAA
- a CDS encoding YdbH family protein: protein MRKGRGFALVGALLLAGIISLPWWLSPKQAERLANYFLMPEYSLQLSENWTLNAEGLSLPYAQLKTAQCTLVEFKDLRLQGWFTPRLTIEEGLADYACIQTLPDNSEKNSLKLTALFASLPQSELDIHHIKLRNAEAITPSLFQNLFNAELSAIAHYQNNQFHLSFSAKKNDGVIMDHHSTLQLQNGHFQWLGETNYQPEEKQHYHLDFSLLLNDEILQTQPEGKVLLTWQHPDFSVSQGEAILSWKGENGLIKAQDLSRHSPLLDVPFIFTPKGLEISWGNFYWIFDGYQPIKGFLGLSVRTPQKGWLPFNIDLNVIVQTFGEKGKGEIVISGKEGKIGGGEKRDQIDFDLKTRGDLRYNNTVAQTNLSYRLGGTFSDPILHFQPNSIFKMDNQQADTNIRVRLPLDNVQIGKYGLNGRLQASLQGFTPQFSNIDIKLDGQADEFIAGIKTLFELRDPQQKLHHAELNADNRWDWSIEGNARWNALKTPIRLKGSGFWQADHIELNQLNASSDKIKTNGVTMAPLYIELKDRLRWDYEKQHIRGLIQAKTERIAFDYGGYFINPVLGIGLDGKSIGHFNIAGDLKAGQLGPIDLLARYENQTLKGKISWKTQSAKVFQSLFPQQWDWLIHQGDIKGESDFTINDKGIAMKGNLALHNADISFPDGEIENLTIRFPLHYQNNLLHNKPTMPIKVSVGNMRKGALFLNSGEFELYGSYPNSKKKPLILNNAKIGLFDGELRINKLSFPQTEIATLNFHHINLERIMTMAQYNQIHLEGRVNATLPFWLKHNTCLICNGSLTQVGKMRIKLNDEVVKGLKKGGWTENILVDLLKEMELKDSYANIDLTPNGQMNLRTSIKGLNVNNPTHHPITLNYTHQENIFELWDMIDYGAQFEQNLQYQLYKQLDNEKTP from the coding sequence ATGCGAAAAGGTAGAGGTTTTGCCTTGGTTGGTGCTTTACTTTTGGCAGGAATTATAAGCCTGCCTTGGTGGCTTTCCCCTAAACAGGCGGAACGTTTGGCAAATTATTTTCTTATGCCGGAATATTCACTGCAATTATCGGAGAATTGGACATTAAATGCCGAAGGATTATCGCTTCCTTATGCTCAACTCAAAACCGCTCAATGCACCTTAGTTGAATTTAAAGATCTCCGCTTACAAGGCTGGTTTACGCCTCGTTTAACGATTGAAGAAGGCTTGGCGGACTATGCTTGTATTCAAACCCTGCCGGATAACAGCGAAAAAAACTCACTGAAATTGACCGCACTTTTCGCCTCTCTTCCGCAATCCGAGCTTGACATTCATCATATAAAATTACGCAATGCCGAAGCTATCACCCCGTCGCTTTTTCAAAATTTATTCAATGCGGAGCTTTCCGCTATCGCTCATTATCAAAATAATCAATTTCATTTAAGTTTTTCCGCGAAGAAGAATGATGGTGTCATTATGGATCATCATTCCACATTACAGCTGCAAAACGGACATTTTCAGTGGCTTGGCGAGACAAATTATCAACCGGAAGAAAAACAGCATTATCACCTTGATTTTTCTCTATTACTCAATGATGAAATCTTACAAACCCAACCTGAAGGTAAAGTCCTATTAACTTGGCAACACCCCGATTTTTCCGTCAGTCAAGGCGAGGCGATTCTTTCTTGGAAGGGGGAAAACGGATTAATTAAAGCCCAGGATCTCAGCCGTCATTCTCCTTTATTAGATGTACCTTTTATTTTCACTCCGAAAGGATTAGAAATTTCTTGGGGAAATTTTTACTGGATATTTGACGGATACCAACCGATTAAAGGCTTTCTCGGTTTATCGGTTCGCACGCCTCAAAAAGGTTGGTTGCCCTTTAATATTGATTTAAATGTGATTGTGCAAACTTTTGGTGAAAAAGGTAAAGGGGAAATCGTGATTTCAGGTAAAGAAGGCAAAATAGGAGGCGGTGAGAAACGGGATCAAATCGATTTTGATCTGAAAACCCGTGGCGATTTGCGCTACAACAACACCGTTGCACAAACCAATTTAAGTTATCGGCTCGGCGGTACATTTTCCGATCCCATATTACACTTTCAACCCAATTCTATTTTTAAAATGGATAACCAACAAGCGGACACCAATATTCGGGTTCGTCTTCCGCTTGATAACGTACAAATCGGCAAATATGGTCTGAATGGCAGGCTACAGGCTTCATTGCAAGGTTTTACCCCACAATTTTCCAATATCGACATAAAACTTGACGGACAAGCCGATGAATTTATTGCCGGTATTAAAACACTCTTTGAACTGCGTGATCCGCAACAAAAATTACACCATGCCGAGCTCAACGCAGATAATCGTTGGGATTGGAGTATTGAAGGAAATGCCCGCTGGAATGCCCTGAAAACCCCAATCCGCTTAAAAGGAAGCGGCTTTTGGCAAGCGGATCATATCGAATTAAATCAGCTTAATGCCTCCTCCGATAAAATAAAAACGAACGGCGTTACTATGGCACCGCTTTATATTGAATTAAAAGATCGTCTACGCTGGGATTATGAAAAACAACACATTCGCGGTTTAATTCAAGCTAAAACGGAGCGGATCGCATTTGATTACGGCGGATATTTTATTAACCCTGTTTTAGGTATCGGCTTAGACGGTAAAAGTATCGGGCATTTTAATATTGCAGGCGATCTAAAAGCAGGTCAGCTAGGTCCTATTGATTTACTTGCCCGTTATGAAAATCAAACATTAAAAGGAAAAATAAGCTGGAAAACACAATCGGCAAAAGTGTTCCAATCACTTTTCCCGCAACAATGGGATTGGTTGATTCACCAAGGCGATATAAAAGGGGAAAGCGATTTCACAATTAATGATAAAGGTATCGCTATGAAGGGAAATTTAGCTTTACACAATGCCGATATTTCGTTTCCGGACGGTGAAATTGAAAATTTAACGATCCGTTTTCCTCTTCACTATCAAAATAATCTATTGCACAATAAACCGACTATGCCGATTAAAGTTTCTGTCGGCAATATGCGAAAAGGGGCATTATTCTTAAATAGCGGTGAGTTTGAGTTATACGGTAGTTATCCTAATTCAAAGAAAAAACCGCTGATCTTAAATAACGCTAAGATCGGTCTATTTGACGGTGAATTAAGGATTAATAAATTAAGTTTCCCACAAACCGAAATCGCCACGCTCAATTTTCATCATATTAATCTTGAGCGAATAATGACAATGGCGCAATATAATCAAATTCATTTGGAAGGGCGTGTAAATGCCACACTGCCTTTTTGGTTAAAGCATAATACCTGCTTAATTTGTAACGGCAGCTTAACGCAAGTCGGAAAAATGCGCATTAAGCTGAATGATGAAGTGGTTAAAGGGCTGAAAAAAGGCGGGTGGACTGAAAATATTCTGGTTGATTTACTAAAAGAAATGGAACTTAAAGATTCTTATGCAAATATCGATCTCACACCAAACGGACAAATGAATTTACGAACCAGCATTAAAGGGCTCAATGTCAATAACCCGACACATCACCCGATTACCTTAAATTACACACATCAAGAAAATATCTTTGAATTATGGGATATGATTGACTACGGTGCTCAATTTGAACAAAATTTACAATATCAACTTTATAAGCAATTAGACAATGAAAAAACACCTTAA
- the recB gene encoding exodeoxyribonuclease V subunit beta: protein MKKTTPLNPVTLPLNQVNLIEASAGTGKTYTIGSLYLRLLLQAGEQNFSRPLNVEEILVVTFTEMATEELKQKIRERITDAIQKLSEYAETKEITAFKNDEFLIALCENIDNLPLAIQRLKLAEQNMDLAAIFTIHGFCRRMLMQYAFNSGVHFNLELLKDQSDLLKQFANEFWREHFYPLPFDEANFIANELGSPDEVLEILKSDLGKDVQVEIDNPHSLSLPIGEFLQRNLSGYLQAVDELKAFWLQQVDKIGELITEEISKTYPKGSPKKLNRRVYQAGRLKNWFAQINKWANHTRDYHIHQLLKDYFLQSVLAQKGEEGAAPFQHPVFVELEDRVQELVDPALLKKITLYHYRQGIWQKLLEYKQNHQEKSFDDLLRLLCEALHNEQGDNLAEMIRFQYPFAMIDEFQDTDAQQYRIFSKIYRDHRVKNTGFIMIGDPKQAIYRFRGADIFTYLKAAQQADERFNLTKNYRSQKQVVEGVNALFDFNDLPFIYDNIKFSPVGAREDHYRFYLNGECEPAYRFYLTENDGKNLDKTALARTCAISIQHWLKSAVENQAVFKAEKDSKTLQAADIAVLVRDKNEAELVKSELQQLGIASVYLSDQNSVFDSRVAKELVLVLKACLNVAERPILNAIATALFGLNAAEIHQIHHNETDWQRRADSFAQYQQMWKRQGVLPMLHQLLLEQGIAERLLSLPKGERDLTDFLHLAEILQQAATLNESEAALLSWFEKQIQGEGRQEAQIRLESERQLVKIVTIHKSKGLEYDLVWLPFLAVPSRDPSKSGNAAKEMNLYYSKERDTMIWDMQNRHLDALNQETFAEELRLLYVALTRAKYQMAFALPTQFDKKWNPFLYVLTQGEIGEKLELAENYQTAPLLDQFKAKMKAVMIESAETLIKLPPLFFGRTEEGLAAAEFSGEIEQDWRITSFTGIEQAHRRAHYLSESAVKKSLVFDEAKDYDISSGILTALSEQKNADILGLPRGTQVGTALHRYLEKNDFSLLSNDAAITKLCQELQLDEAFIKPLQQWFERILQTPFSEAVPLKLAGVAKTDCIKEMSFYLSIRDHFDVEIFNRALKNYHRLPSEKLQFEDIQGMVRGTIDLVFRHQGKYYLLDYKSNFLGETQTDYSPEALEKAMLHHHYDWQYLLYTLALHRYLKTVDRDYDYERHFGGVFYLFLRGMNGKAQSGVFFDRPTKQLIDELEEAF from the coding sequence ATGAAAAAAACAACGCCGTTAAACCCTGTCACATTGCCTTTAAATCAAGTCAATCTTATTGAGGCTTCAGCCGGTACGGGAAAAACTTATACTATCGGCTCGTTATATCTCCGACTTTTGTTACAAGCCGGCGAACAAAATTTTTCTCGTCCATTGAATGTGGAAGAAATCTTAGTGGTAACGTTTACTGAAATGGCTACGGAAGAATTAAAGCAAAAAATTCGTGAACGTATTACGGATGCCATACAAAAATTATCGGAATATGCGGAAACGAAAGAAATCACCGCCTTTAAAAATGATGAATTTCTGATCGCACTTTGCGAAAACATTGATAATTTACCGCTTGCCATTCAACGTTTAAAACTTGCCGAACAAAATATGGATCTTGCCGCTATTTTCACTATTCACGGGTTTTGTCGGCGAATGTTAATGCAATATGCGTTTAATTCCGGTGTTCACTTCAACTTAGAATTGTTAAAGGATCAATCGGATTTGCTAAAACAATTTGCTAATGAATTTTGGCGTGAACATTTTTATCCGTTGCCTTTTGATGAAGCGAATTTTATTGCAAATGAATTGGGCTCGCCTGATGAGGTGTTGGAAATTTTAAAATCCGATTTGGGCAAAGATGTGCAGGTGGAAATAGACAATCCCCACTCTTTATCTTTACCGATTGGTGAGTTTTTACAGAGAAACCTTAGCGGATATTTGCAGGCGGTTGATGAATTGAAAGCGTTTTGGTTACAACAAGTAGATAAAATCGGCGAGCTTATCACCGAAGAAATTTCCAAAACCTACCCGAAAGGTTCGCCTAAAAAGTTAAATCGAAGAGTATATCAAGCCGGCAGATTAAAAAATTGGTTTGCACAGATTAATAAATGGGCAAACCATACTCGGGATTATCATATTCATCAACTTTTAAAGGATTATTTTCTGCAATCCGTTTTAGCGCAAAAAGGCGAGGAGGGAGCAGCTCCTTTTCAACATCCCGTTTTTGTGGAATTGGAAGATCGGGTGCAGGAACTCGTTGATCCGGCATTACTCAAAAAAATCACCCTTTATCATTATCGCCAAGGCATTTGGCAAAAACTCCTTGAATATAAACAAAATCATCAGGAAAAATCTTTTGATGATTTATTGCGTTTACTTTGTGAAGCCTTGCACAACGAGCAAGGCGATAATCTGGCGGAAATGATCCGCTTTCAATATCCTTTCGCAATGATTGATGAGTTTCAAGATACGGATGCGCAACAATATCGCATTTTCTCAAAAATATATCGGGATCATCGGGTGAAAAATACCGGTTTTATTATGATAGGTGATCCTAAGCAGGCGATTTATCGTTTTCGCGGTGCGGATATTTTCACTTATTTAAAAGCAGCACAGCAGGCGGATGAACGCTTTAACTTAACCAAAAACTACCGCTCGCAAAAGCAGGTTGTAGAAGGGGTAAACGCGCTATTTGATTTCAATGATTTACCGTTTATTTACGATAATATTAAATTTTCTCCTGTTGGCGCACGTGAGGATCATTACCGATTTTATTTGAATGGCGAATGCGAGCCGGCTTACCGTTTTTATTTGACGGAAAATGACGGTAAAAATTTAGATAAAACCGCTTTGGCGCGCACTTGCGCCATTTCAATTCAACATTGGTTAAAAAGTGCGGTTGAAAATCAGGCGGTTTTTAAAGCTGAAAAGGACAGCAAAACGCTGCAAGCTGCGGATATTGCCGTATTGGTGCGTGATAAGAATGAAGCCGAATTAGTCAAAAGTGAATTACAGCAGTTGGGCATCGCTTCCGTTTATCTTTCCGATCAAAACTCGGTATTTGATAGCCGCGTGGCAAAAGAACTGGTGCTTGTGTTAAAAGCCTGTCTGAATGTGGCTGAACGCCCGATTTTAAATGCGATTGCGACCGCACTTTTCGGCTTGAATGCGGCGGAAATTCACCAGATTCATCATAATGAAACGGATTGGCAACGCAGGGCGGATAGTTTTGCTCAATATCAACAAATGTGGAAACGACAAGGCGTGTTGCCGATGTTGCATCAACTTTTGTTGGAACAAGGCATTGCGGAGCGATTATTAAGCTTACCTAAGGGAGAGCGGGATTTAACGGATTTCTTGCATTTGGCTGAAATTCTTCAACAAGCGGCAACCCTCAATGAAAGCGAAGCGGCATTGCTAAGTTGGTTTGAAAAACAAATTCAAGGCGAGGGCAGACAAGAGGCGCAAATTCGTTTGGAAAGCGAGCGTCAGCTGGTAAAAATCGTGACTATCCATAAATCCAAAGGGTTGGAATATGATTTGGTTTGGTTGCCGTTTTTAGCCGTGCCGAGCCGTGATCCAAGTAAATCGGGTAATGCGGCAAAAGAAATGAATCTTTATTATTCCAAAGAACGGGATACGATGATATGGGATATGCAAAATCGCCATTTAGATGCCCTGAACCAAGAAACTTTTGCGGAAGAATTACGCTTGCTTTATGTGGCGCTGACAAGGGCAAAATACCAAATGGCATTTGCCTTGCCTACGCAATTTGATAAAAAATGGAATCCGTTCCTTTATGTGCTGACGCAAGGCGAAATCGGTGAAAAATTGGAATTAGCGGAGAACTACCAAACGGCACCGTTGCTCGATCAATTTAAGGCAAAAATGAAGGCAGTGATGATTGAATCGGCAGAGACATTAATTAAATTGCCGCCTTTGTTTTTTGGCAGAACGGAAGAGGGGCTTGCTGCGGCTGAATTTAGCGGAGAGATCGAGCAAGATTGGCGTATTACCAGTTTCACCGGGATTGAACAAGCGCACCGTCGGGCGCATTATTTGAGCGAAAGTGCGGTAAAAAAATCCTTGGTTTTTGATGAAGCGAAAGATTACGACATTTCTTCCGGAATATTGACCGCACTTTCGGAACAAAAAAACGCGGATATTTTAGGGCTTCCCCGTGGTACACAAGTCGGGACGGCGCTACATCGTTATTTAGAAAAAAACGATTTTAGTCTGTTAAGCAATGACGCGGCTATCACAAAGCTGTGTCAAGAATTACAACTTGATGAGGCTTTTATCAAACCGTTACAACAATGGTTTGAGCGAATTTTGCAAACGCCTTTCTCCGAAGCCGTGCCGCTGAAACTTGCCGGAGTGGCGAAAACGGATTGTATTAAAGAAATGTCATTTTATTTATCAATCCGCGATCATTTTGATGTGGAAATCTTCAATCGGGCTTTGAAGAACTATCATCGACTACCGAGTGAAAAATTGCAATTTGAAGATATTCAAGGAATGGTACGGGGAACTATTGACTTAGTATTCCGCCATCAAGGTAAATATTATTTGTTGGATTATAAATCGAATTTCCTTGGCGAAACGCAAACGGATTATTCACCCGAAGCGCTTGAAAAGGCGATGTTACATCATCACTATGATTGGCAATATTTGCTTTATACCTTGGCATTACATCGTTATTTAAAAACCGTGGATCGTGATTATGATTACGAACGTCATTTTGGCGGCGTGTTTTATCTTTTCTTGCGAGGTATGAACGGCAAAGCGCAATCCGGCGTATTTTTTGATCGCCCAACGAAGCAACTCATTGATGAATTAGAGGAGGCGTTTTAA
- the recD gene encoding exodeoxyribonuclease V subunit alpha has product MLNLLQELNEQGIISYSDYYFAKLIADKQPTDLPENVKNLAILLAALCSWHYAQGNTCVALDKQLERNLFGLGYRSAEKNYPAAIQQKIDFLPVVQWQSALCDHIAFTQDPISQIAPLVFQFGALYFYRIWHDEYRVANYIKNTLKNNRTLAFSDEKIREKLAIYFPQKTDDTDWQKVAVAIAIKSPFTVITGGPGTGKTTTVTRLLLVLQELYAHRLHIKLVAPTGKAASRLEESIQEALGFLQQSMELPVALIQSVPQKAATLHSLLGVNAFNDNARHNVHNPLALDVLVVDETSMIDLPLMAKLINALKPETRLILLGDQAQLASVEAGAVLGELAQWRDLPYSDETADYLRRTTGYEVASTPTSNPMRDFLCHLTFSRRFDKNSAIGRLAEQIQRGSAEKSLALFVECPQELQFNAFDSAQNEAAFVRQVVESAVENYRLYLTELRMLQRRGVDFAALNEQGKSYAESIQTCFNSSGFLTALRTSALGVENLNKEIALALRRENLLWFRHEQDWYIGKPIMITENDHNVRLYNGDIGLCLEKGKVWFGNREVLTSRIPAHEPAFMMTIHKSQGSEFDHTFMVLPTELNPVLSRELVFTGVTRAKETLTVFAEEKIWKTAVRQGMKRQSRLGKLLENVIQTGD; this is encoded by the coding sequence ATGCTAAACCTGTTACAAGAACTTAATGAGCAAGGCATAATCAGTTATAGCGATTATTATTTTGCGAAATTGATTGCAGATAAACAACCGACCGATTTACCTGAGAATGTTAAAAATCTAGCGATATTACTTGCTGCACTTTGTAGCTGGCACTACGCACAAGGGAATACGTGCGTTGCGTTGGATAAACAATTGGAACGAAATTTGTTCGGCTTAGGCTATCGTTCGGCAGAAAAAAATTATCCGGCAGCGATTCAACAAAAAATAGATTTTCTGCCTGTGGTGCAATGGCAATCCGCTTTGTGTGATCATATCGCTTTTACACAAGATCCGATTTCACAAATCGCACCGCTCGTATTTCAATTCGGCGCATTGTATTTTTATCGAATCTGGCACGATGAATATCGCGTGGCGAATTACATAAAAAATACCTTAAAAAATAACCGCACTTTAGCGTTTTCTGATGAAAAAATTCGGGAAAAGTTAGCGATCTATTTTCCTCAAAAAACAGATGATACCGATTGGCAAAAAGTGGCGGTTGCGATAGCGATAAAAAGCCCTTTTACCGTGATTACGGGCGGTCCCGGCACAGGGAAAACCACAACCGTGACCCGTTTATTGTTAGTGTTGCAAGAATTGTACGCACACCGATTGCATATCAAACTGGTTGCACCGACAGGGAAAGCCGCTTCACGTTTGGAAGAATCCATTCAAGAGGCTTTGGGATTTCTACAACAGTCAATGGAACTGCCCGTTGCCTTGATTCAATCTGTTCCGCAAAAAGCCGCAACCCTACATAGTTTGCTTGGCGTGAATGCTTTCAACGATAACGCCCGTCATAACGTACATAATCCTTTGGCGTTGGATGTGCTTGTGGTGGACGAAACATCAATGATCGATTTACCGTTAATGGCGAAGTTAATTAACGCCTTAAAACCTGAAACCCGCTTGATTTTATTAGGTGATCAGGCTCAACTTGCTTCTGTGGAAGCCGGGGCTGTGCTTGGCGAGTTGGCGCAATGGCGGGATTTGCCTTATAGTGATGAAACGGCGGATTATTTACGTAGAACCACAGGTTATGAGGTAGCAAGCACGCCAACCTCTAACCCAATGCGTGATTTCCTATGCCATCTCACTTTTAGTCGCCGTTTTGATAAAAATTCCGCTATCGGTCGGCTTGCGGAACAAATTCAGAGAGGCAGTGCGGAAAAAAGCCTTGCATTGTTTGTCGAATGCCCGCAAGAATTACAATTTAATGCTTTTGATTCTGCTCAGAATGAAGCCGCTTTCGTACGGCAAGTGGTGGAAAGTGCGGTCGAAAATTATCGCCTTTATTTAACGGAACTTCGAATGTTACAAAGACGGGGTGTCGATTTTGCTGCACTGAATGAACAAGGTAAAAGCTATGCGGAAAGTATTCAAACGTGCTTTAATTCAAGCGGATTTTTAACCGCACTTCGCACTTCCGCATTAGGTGTCGAAAACCTGAATAAAGAAATTGCCTTGGCGTTACGCCGAGAAAATTTGCTTTGGTTTCGCCACGAGCAGGATTGGTATATCGGTAAACCGATTATGATTACGGAAAATGATCACAATGTACGCCTTTATAACGGCGACATCGGTTTGTGTCTGGAAAAGGGTAAGGTATGGTTTGGTAATCGGGAAGTGCTTACCAGCCGCATTCCGGCACATGAACCGGCATTTATGATGACGATTCATAAATCACAAGGATCGGAGTTTGATCACACCTTTATGGTGCTTCCGACGGAACTTAATCCCGTACTTTCGCGTGAATTGGTATTTACCGGGGTAACTCGTGCCAAAGAAACATTAACGGTATTTGCTGAGGAAAAAATCTGGAAAACGGCGGTTCGTCAAGGAATGAAGCGGCAGAGTAGGCTAGGGAAATTATTAGAGAATGTAATACAAACAGGAGACTAG
- the grxB gene encoding glutaredoxin 2, whose amino-acid sequence MKLYVYDHCPFCVRARMVFGLKNLPFELVALANDDEATPIGLVGKKVVPILIKEDGTAMPESLDIVRYVDAHFGEKLLSEQVRPDVEDWVKSVGSYYNHLLIPRFVKMGLAEFETQSAVDYFVKKKTESIGDFQQNLDDTATYLVRLQQDLEALVPLIKSASALNNGLSLEDIIVFPMLRNLTCVRDLKFPPKILAYLEKMSAQSGVALYFNKAI is encoded by the coding sequence ATGAAATTATATGTTTATGATCACTGCCCGTTTTGTGTACGGGCAAGAATGGTTTTCGGCTTAAAAAACCTGCCTTTTGAATTGGTTGCGTTGGCAAATGATGATGAAGCGACACCAATCGGTTTAGTCGGTAAAAAAGTTGTACCGATATTGATCAAAGAAGACGGCACGGCTATGCCGGAAAGTTTAGATATTGTTCGTTATGTGGACGCGCATTTTGGCGAAAAATTACTCTCCGAACAGGTTCGTCCTGACGTTGAGGATTGGGTTAAATCGGTAGGAAGTTACTACAATCATTTATTAATCCCACGCTTTGTGAAAATGGGGTTGGCTGAATTTGAAACACAAAGTGCGGTTGATTATTTCGTTAAAAAGAAAACGGAATCTATCGGTGATTTTCAACAAAATTTAGATGACACGGCAACTTATCTTGTTCGTTTGCAGCAAGATCTTGAAGCGCTTGTTCCGCTGATTAAGTCGGCTTCAGCTTTGAATAACGGACTTTCTTTAGAGGATATTATCGTTTTCCCAATGCTACGTAATTTAACCTGTGTGCGTGATCTGAAATTTCCGCCGAAGATATTGGCTTATCTTGAAAAAATGTCTGCACAAAGTGGCGTGGCATTGTATTTTAATAAAGCTATTTAA